A genomic segment from Ornithorhynchus anatinus isolate Pmale09 chromosome 16, mOrnAna1.pri.v4, whole genome shotgun sequence encodes:
- the BRINP2 gene encoding BMP/retinoic acid-inducible neural-specific protein 2: protein MRWPRGAWIRGRQLRVPWGPALPLLALLALGAPAWLLAAAPAVPEQHAAPDAAPGQPPLDWLLADRGPFHRAQEYTDFTERFRQGFTTRYRIYREFARWKVNNLALERKDFFNLPLPLAPEFIRNIRLLGRRPNLQQITENLIKKYGTHFLLSATLGGEESLTIFVDKRKLSRKAESGAAPAAAGSGGSGNGTAVSLETLHQLAASYFIDRESTLRRLHHIQIATAAIKVTETRTGPLGCSNYDNLDSVSSVLVQSPENKVQLLGLQVLLPDHLRERFVAAALSYITCSSEGELICRENDCWCQCGPDFPECNCPDADIQAMEDSLVQIQEAWVIHNQQFEDSEEFRSLLQRLPGDRFLNTTTIAQFWAVDASLQHRYQQLGASLKLLLKKAHRIVRRLFNLCKRCRRQPRFRLPKERPVSYWWHRIQSLLYCTETAFPGTFLEQSHGCACPRDQPVTISSSSSSSSSSSSCQGPIPCTLGEGPACASCAADNGTRCGGCNPGFVLSQGLCRPEAAESPEAFLGLETDLQDLELRYLLQKRDSRLEVHAIFISNDMRLGGWFDPSWRKRMLLTLKSNKYKPGLVHVMLALSLQICLTRNSTLEPAMAIYVNPFGGSHSESWFLPVAEGDFPDWERTSVDAAAQCQNWTLTLGNKWKSFFETVHVYLRSRIKSPDGSSNETLYYEPLETADPSKNLGYMKINSLQVFGYSLPFDPDAVRDLILQLDYPYTQGSQDSALLQLLEIRDRVNRLSPPGEVRLDLFSCLLRHRLKLAHNEVGRIQASLRAFNARLPNPVEYETGKLCS from the exons ATGAGGTGGCCGCGCGGTGCTTGGATTAGAGGGCGGCAGCTGAGGGTCCCGTGGGGGCCGGCACTGCCGCTGCTGGCCCTGCTGGCCCTTGGAGCCCCCGCTTGGCTCTTGGCGGCTGCCCCGGCAGTGCCCGAACAGCATGCCGCCCCCGATGCTGCTCCCGGCCAGCCGCCGCTCGACTGGCTGCTCGCCGACCGGGGCCCTTTCCACCGCGCGCAGGAGTACACTGACTTCACGGAGCGCTTCCGCCAAGGTTTCACCACCAGGTATAGGATCTACAG AGAGTTTGCCCGTTGGAAGGTGAATAACCTGGCTCTGGAAAGGAAGGACTTTTTCAACTTGCCACTGCCTCTCGCCCCAGAGTTCATCCGCAATATCCGCCTCCTGGGGCGACGACCCAACCTGCAGCAGATCACGGAAAACCTGATCAAAAAATACGGGACCCACTTCTTGCTCTCAGCGACACTCGGAG GGGAGGAGTCCCTGACCATCTTTGTGGACAAGCGGAAGCTGAGCCGAAAGGCAGAGTCGGGCGCAGCCCCCGCGGCTGCTGGGTCCGGCGGAAGCGGGAACGGCACGGCCGTGTCCCTGGAGACCCTGCATCAGCTGGCCGCCTCCTACTTCATAGACCGAGAGAGCACCTTACGCCGGCTCCATCACATCCAGATAGCCACAGCCGCCATCAAG gTCACGGAAACCCGGACCGGCCCTCTGGGCTGCAGCAACTATGATAACCTGGACTCAGTCAGTTCAGTTCTGGTGCAGAGTCCCGAAAACAAAGTACAGTTACTCG GCCTGCAGGTACTGCTGCCCGACCACCTACGGGAGCGCTTCGTGGCCGCCGCGCTCAGCTACATCACCTGCAGCTCGGAAGGGGAGCTCATCTGCCGGGAAAATGACTGCTGGTGTCAGTGTGGGCCCGACTTTCCAGAATGCAACTGTCCGGATGCCGACATCCAGGCCATGGAGGACAGCTTGGTCCAGATCCAGGAAGCCTGGGTCATCCACAACCAGCAGTTTGAGGACTCAG AGGAGTTCCGGTCCCTGCTGCAGCGGCTCCCTGGGGACCGCTTCCTGAACACCACGACCATCGCCCAGTTCTGGGCTGTGGACGCCAGCCTGCAGCACCGCTACCAGCAGCTGGGAGCCAGCCTGAAGCTGCTCCTCAAGAAGGCCCACCGCATCGTCCGCCGCCTCTTCAACCTCTGCAAGCGCTGCCGCAGGCAGCCTCGCTTCCGCCTCCCCAAGGAGAG GCCAGTTTCCTACTGGTGGCACCGGATCCAGTCCCTCCTGTACTGCACCGAGACCGCCTTCCCGGGGACGTTCCTGGAGCAGAGCCACGGCTGCGCCTGCCCCCGCGACCAGCCGgtcaccatctcctcctcctcctcttcctcttcctcgtcctcctcctgccAGGGCCCCATCCCCTGCACCCTGGGCGAAGGGCCCGCCTGCGCCAGCTGCGCGGCCGACAACGGCACCCGCTGCGGAGGCTGCAACCCGGGCTTCGTGCTGAGCCAGGGGTTGTGCCGGCCGGAGGCGGCCGAGTCCCCGGAGGCCTTCCTGGGCCTGGAGACGGACCTTCAGGACCTGGAGCTCCGGTACCTGCTTCAGAAGCGGGACAGCCGCCTCGAGGTGCACGCCATCTTCATCAGCAACGACATGCGCCTGGGCGGCTGGTTCGACCCGTCGTGGCGGAAGCGGATGCTGCTCACCCTCAAGAGCAACAAGTACAAGCCCGGGCTGGTGCACGTGATGCTGGCCCTGTCCCTGCAGATCTGCCTCACCCGCAACAGCACGCTGGAGCCCGCCATGGCCATCTACGTCAACCCCTTCGGGGGCAGCCACTCGGAGAGTTGGTTCCTGCCCGTGGCTGAGGGCGACTTCCCGGACTGGGAGAGGACTAGCGTTGACGCGGCGGCCCAGTGCCAGAACTGGACCCTCACCCTGggcaacaagtggaagagcttctTCGAGACCGTCCACGTCTACCTGAGGAGCCGCATCAAGTCCCCGGACGGCAGTTCCAATGAGACGCTCTACTATGAGCCCCTGGAGACGGCTGATCCCTCCAAGAACCTGGGCTACATGAAGATCAACAGCCTGCAGGTCTTCGGCTACAGCCTGCCCTTCGACCCCGACGCTGTCCGGGACTTGATCCTGCAGCTCGATTACCCCTACACGCAGGGCTCCCAGGACTCCGCCCTCCTGCAGCTCCTGGAGATCCGTGATCGGGTCAACAGGCTCTCGCCGCCTGGCGAGGTGCGGCTTGACCTCTTCTCCTGCCTGCTCCGCCACCGGCTCAAGCTGGCCCACAACGAGGTGGGCCGGATCCAGGCTTCCCTGCGGGCCTTCAACGCCAGGCTGCCCAACCCCGTGGAGTACGAGACGGGCAAGCTGTGCAGCTAG